The following proteins are co-located in the Sporosarcina pasteurii genome:
- a CDS encoding NupC/NupG family nucleoside CNT transporter, with translation MKYIIFILCLIAIFLLAYVVSFDRKMVKKKLITIAKIIGIQIILAYIFLHTTLGVTIIGAISKMFEKLLGYANVGIEFVFGGVIESGLASFVILALLPIVFICALLGILQYIKILPLFVKVMGYLLNKISRLGRLESYSAVSAIVIGMTAVFVSIKDTLPKLNNRQMYSIAACSISTVDLSIVGAYMNMIDPKYVIIAIVLNLFSVFVILSIINPYNPDEDNGALSIQNNPAEKDERGFFEVLADYMMDGFNIILAIIAMLLGFVALIAFLNGIFGAIFGVDFQTILGYLFAPLAFLLGVQWDEAVQFGGLIATKLLSNEFVAMMSFIDMEGFSERSIGIISVFLVSFANFGSVGMIIGALKGLCPDQSKVVAGFSMRLLYGATLVSFLSAAVVGLVL, from the coding sequence TTGAAATATATTATTTTCATCCTGTGTTTAATTGCAATCTTTTTATTAGCATATGTGGTGAGTTTCGATCGAAAAATGGTTAAAAAGAAACTGATAACAATTGCAAAAATTATTGGTATTCAAATCATACTAGCATACATATTCCTTCATACCACCCTTGGTGTAACAATCATTGGCGCAATATCGAAAATGTTCGAGAAACTGCTAGGTTATGCGAATGTTGGAATTGAATTCGTATTCGGCGGCGTGATTGAAAGCGGATTAGCTTCTTTCGTAATACTCGCCTTACTCCCTATTGTATTTATTTGTGCACTACTTGGGATTTTACAGTATATAAAAATTCTCCCTTTGTTTGTTAAAGTGATGGGCTATCTACTTAACAAAATTAGTAGGCTTGGAAGATTAGAATCATATAGTGCGGTAAGTGCAATCGTAATTGGTATGACAGCAGTGTTTGTATCAATTAAAGATACGCTTCCAAAACTAAATAATAGACAGATGTATTCAATTGCAGCCTGTTCAATTTCAACAGTAGATTTAAGTATCGTTGGGGCTTATATGAACATGATTGACCCTAAATATGTCATTATCGCAATCGTATTAAATTTGTTTAGTGTGTTTGTTATTCTTTCCATCATTAATCCATATAATCCGGATGAAGATAACGGTGCGTTATCCATTCAAAATAATCCGGCGGAAAAAGATGAACGTGGATTTTTTGAAGTGTTAGCCGACTACATGATGGATGGGTTTAATATTATCCTTGCAATCATAGCGATGTTATTAGGTTTTGTAGCATTAATTGCTTTCCTAAATGGGATATTTGGTGCTATTTTTGGCGTGGATTTCCAAACGATTCTCGGCTATCTCTTTGCTCCTCTTGCATTTCTTCTTGGTGTGCAATGGGACGAAGCAGTCCAATTCGGCGGCTTAATTGCCACAAAGCTTCTTTCAAATGAGTTTGTTGCAATGATGAGCTTTATTGATATGGAAGGTTTTTCGGAAAGATCTATTGGTATTATCTCAGTATTCCTAGTATCGTTTGCAAACTTTGGATCAGTAGGGATGATCATCGGCGCATTAAAAGGCTTATGCCCTGATCAAAGTAAAGTAGTTGCTGGATTTAGTATGCGTCTATTATACGGAGCAACTTTAGTAAGTTTCTTATCAGCTGCAGTTGTTGGTTTAGTATTATAA
- a CDS encoding EamA family transporter has protein sequence METPSFQITALSITILSWLVFMASIVQFSVWFYLLQAGDPGKTSAFLFLAPFFGVLAGWLLLDEMIDWHVMFGGVCIFISIFMVNWTPNSSSKIGKN, from the coding sequence ATGGAAACTCCTTCGTTTCAAATTACTGCCTTATCGATTACCATATTGTCATGGCTAGTATTCATGGCTTCCATTGTACAGTTTTCCGTTTGGTTTTATCTTTTACAAGCAGGCGACCCCGGTAAGACAAGTGCATTCTTATTTTTAGCTCCATTTTTCGGTGTTCTTGCGGGTTGGTTATTATTGGATGAAATGATTGATTGGCATGTAATGTTCGGTGGCGTTTGCATATTTATTAGTATTTTTATGGTGAATTGGACGCCTAATTCCTCGTCAAAAATAGGCAAGAATTAG
- the tnpB gene encoding IS200/IS605 family element RNA-guided endonuclease TnpB, producing MLRHKAYQFRLYPNKEQEILIAKTIGCSRFVFNHFLDLWNRSYTETGKGLSYHACSAMLPQMKIAEATCWLKEVDSIALQSSLKNLADAFSRFFKKQNNKPQFKSKMNPVQSYITKNVNNNIELKGKSIQLPKLGLVKFAKSQEPKGRILNATIRKYASGKYFVSILCEEEIYELSKTNTAIGIDLGITDFAILSDGRKIDNNRFTAKMEKKLKREQRKLSRRAFVAKQNGVKLSDAKNYQKQKRKTAKLHEKVTNQRADFLNKLSTEIIKNHDVICIEDLNIKGMLRNKKLGKSISDVSWSSFVTKLVYKADWYGRKIIKVDRWFPSSQICSECGVQDGKKPLNIRQWICSTCGTEHDRDINASRNILNEGLKTLIQVWG from the coding sequence ATGCTTCGACATAAAGCTTATCAGTTTCGTCTCTATCCGAATAAAGAACAAGAAATCCTAATTGCCAAAACAATAGGCTGTTCAAGATTTGTTTTCAATCATTTTCTGGATCTATGGAACAGATCCTACACCGAAACTGGTAAGGGATTATCGTATCACGCATGTTCCGCCATGCTTCCTCAAATGAAAATAGCAGAAGCTACTTGTTGGCTAAAAGAAGTCGATAGCATCGCACTTCAATCCTCACTCAAAAATCTTGCCGATGCTTTTTCTCGGTTTTTCAAAAAGCAAAATAACAAACCTCAATTCAAAAGTAAAATGAATCCCGTCCAAAGCTACATAACGAAAAATGTAAACAACAATATTGAGTTAAAAGGAAAAAGTATTCAGCTTCCAAAACTAGGATTGGTTAAGTTCGCCAAAAGCCAGGAACCGAAAGGCCGTATTCTCAATGCGACGATTCGCAAATATGCTAGCGGGAAATATTTTGTTTCCATTTTGTGTGAAGAGGAAATTTACGAACTGTCAAAAACGAATACCGCTATTGGCATTGATTTGGGAATCACTGACTTTGCGATCCTTTCTGATGGACGCAAAATAGACAACAATCGGTTCACGGCGAAAATGGAAAAGAAATTGAAGCGTGAACAACGCAAACTGTCAAGACGAGCATTCGTTGCCAAGCAAAATGGCGTCAAACTTTCGGATGCGAAGAACTATCAAAAACAAAAGCGTAAAACGGCAAAACTACATGAAAAAGTAACGAATCAGCGTGCCGATTTTCTAAATAAGCTCAGTACAGAAATCATCAAAAACCACGATGTCATCTGTATTGAAGACTTAAATATAAAAGGGATGCTGCGCAATAAAAAACTAGGCAAAAGTATTTCGGATGTATCCTGGTCCAGTTTTGTCACTAAATTAGTATATAAAGCAGACTGGTACGGCAGAAAAATTATCAAAGTTGATAGATGGTTTCCATCCAGTCAAATTTGTTCGGAGTGCGGCGTGCAAGATGGCAAGAAACCGCTGAATATTCGACAATGGATATGTTCAACATGCGGAACTGAACACGACCGGGATATCAATGCAAGTCGAAATATTTTGAACGAAGGGCTTAAAACGCTGATACAAGTGTGGGGTTAA